A stretch of DNA from Malus sylvestris chromosome 9, drMalSylv7.2, whole genome shotgun sequence:
tacttggatctaacgaaggacatgacacaggatcgagcacaatggcgttctaagattcatatagccgatcccactcagtgacttggattttccaagtctccaaccgagaagttttcctcactcggaaaattaagggaacactaccccaacctacatgctccactcagaaagcttcaacatacaagcttcaacaaaagaaaattcaaagaatttagcgaagaaggctttggtgtatttaacacaatacgttgaaatgaaggaaagcttatttattgatatccccgataagctacaaatatgtacatatacatgagtcaaaataaacacacaagagggagccttcacaaaggttgcttaggagaagtctcagcagtcggtagagccccagaaagagaaggcaccggagggggatcatttggagcctcagtactggacagaaccctagaaggaggaggcatcagaggttgatcatttggagcttcattacgcggtacagccccagaagacgaaggcaataaatgtctttggaacaaacccacaaatctctgatgatcaagtaaaacctgaccatcagtttccttcatctggtcaagcttcctcttcatgtttgtagcatagtcatgtgcgagccggtgcaactgtttattctcatgcttgagccctctaatctcctgtttgagactcatcacttcagccgccaatgattcaacttggcgggttcgagcaaataggcgttgggccatattagacacagaacctgcacactgaacactgagagctagcgaatccttaacagctaactcatcagaccgtttggaaagtagtctgttatctttgggagtgagaaggttcctggccaccaccgcagcggtcatatcattcttcatcacggaatccccaacggtaagaggaccagtaggggagacgaaggatgggcgccatatgttgtctggagaaggcggggctgcctcttcaacaaggttcaagtcaaaacgacggtcggaggggccagacattttcaaaggtgttgaagagagaagaggtcggacaaatcaagatcttagaagtgcaagaatgaagcttctactggtggagattcaagtgtgctttggaacttaatgccagcccctataaaaatctgcactcgacggagcttcagaaatcgaagaggcgtctgctcagaaatcgaagaggcgtttgctttctcaaaagctgggctgcttagagatcacgagggttgatctcagaaatcgaagagacgtttgctttctcaaaatttgggctgctcaaagaccacgaaggccgatctcagaaatcgaagaggcgctcgctttctcaaaagctgggctccccagagaccacgagggccgatctcagaaatcgaagaggcacctacttttccagccttgtcagcacctgtcacacgcacactcagctttgcggaaattatgggcattctgtcgaagactcctggggaagtagaaaacacatgaatcttactgttcaatcacccacttcccacacgcaacaatagctcatgggtaccacagaaaactttgccaaagttctctgccaaagttctctgccaaagttgagcacgtgaagcttgcagctcccactacatcgctctgaccaagaagggtaaaagaatagcaaagaaacagcactaacaaagtttagacccataaattttgaaggtctagctaccatattattacccacaagggtaaaggaacagtaccactgctggataattggaaagtccctgtgtgtcaacctctgtgcttcgtggcaaggtaggctagcaaacatgcccaacctttactcacattcgagaaaacactcccaacaagattgcttgctccaaaatcgaagaggcaccatcctccgaatctcgagagccagactcccaacatgactactttctcaaaatcgaagagagggtaaaggaacagtaccattgctggataattggaaagtccatgtgtgtcaacctttgtgcttcgtggcaaggtagaccagcaaacatgcccaacctttactcacattcgagacaacactcccaacaagattgcttgctccaaaatcgaagaggcaccgccctccgaatctcgagagccagactcccaacatgattacttcctaaaaaatcgaagagacactgctctccgaatctcgagagccagacccccagcatgattgctttctcaaaaatcgatgaggcatcgttctccgaatcaatcgaagaggcgctcgctttctcaaaagctgggctgctcagagaccacgagggccgatctcagaaatcgaagaggcacctacttttctagccttgtcagcacctgtcacacgcacactcagctttgcagaaattatgggcattctgtcgaagacttctggtgaagtagaaagcacatgaatcttactgttcaatcacccacttcccacatgcaacaatagctcatgggtaccacagataactttgccaaagttctctgccaaagttgagcacgtgaagcttgcagctcccactacatcgctctgaccaagaaaggtaaaagaatagcaaagaaatagcactaacaaagtttagacacataaattttgaaggtctagctaccatattattacccacaagggtaaaggaacagtaccactgctggataattggaaagtccctgtgtgtcaacctctgtgcttcgtggcaaggtaggctagcaaacatgcccaacctttactcacattcgagaaaacactcccaacaagattgcttgctccaaaatcgaagaggcactgtcctccgaatctcgagagccagactcccaacatgactactttctcaaaatcgaagagatggtaaaggaacagtaccattgctggataattggaaagtccatgtgtgtcaacctttgtgcttcgtggcaaggtagaccagcaaacatgcccaacctttactcacattcgagacaacactcccaacaagattgcttgctccaaaatcgaagaggcaccgccctccgaatctcgagagccagactcccaacatgattacttcctaaaaaatcgaagagacactgctctccgaatctcgagagccagacccccagcatgattgctttctcaaaaatcgaagaagcatcgttctccgaatctcgagagccagataccacagaccactttttcaaagtgctctgacagagttaaaacatgtgaaactgacagctcccactaccgtgctatgaccaagcagggtaaaggaataacattactacttgttgttagggagactcctatatatgtcgacctccatccccaacggacaggcagacctgcaaaaatgctcaacccttcatcatatctgagagggcactcccaacgaagcctttcgaaatattcagctttctttccccccgataatacctctgcaaacaagctatactagagcaagaatatctcatatcatcagggttaaaagcaagagtatcccatatcatgctttttccctgtcttttcctttggccttgtttttacctgcaagacaaggagaaagggagcaatcagtcagcacttggaatcaagcttccagccaggaactgactgcctggaaccccttacctaattacttacctgccattgctctcgagtactcatcttcaacatcttatgtttccagggaagattccgcatctgcttgaggaacagatagggcaagtgcaaaggatacaaggaagcatgtggagacaagcgtaacagcacacgtgccgatacatccattactctgtcaaaagcaaaagtatcccatatcagcagggtggaacgtactctagatttgatggacttgttttgaccctcaaattcttcagtcggccttatactctggaggaaaccagaaaaccctccaactcagttcaagaataagcctgtggaaagttacttcttcaaaagcaaaagtatctcatatcatctcttctcatttttcttctctttatccttcatgctgctgcaagatggggagaaggtgaacaatcagtcggagctctgattgcttaccttgtctgtcacctctttcagcagacccctagcttggcgacttgggggactcctactacatggtttgtatcgcgcttgaccaagcctgaaactacaagtaagcttcaagtgaaattgatacattaccttgtgcatctccaccagttaaagataccacccatggatggaggaagattacttccagagaagatgccacatctacctatgagacagataaggcaagtcaagacgacaccacactccgatacttagaagtttcgtgattacgagatcattctcccacaatatttcctactgtcatttgtactaaatcattcacttgtactcactaaaggagagcttgaacctatgtacttgtgtaaacccttcacaattaatgagaactcttatattccgtggacgtagccaatctgggtgaaccacgtacatcttgtgtttgctttcctatctctatccatttatatacttatccacaccaatgaccggagcaatctagcgaagatcacaaaaagcgaccattttcgctacctaggatctatcttgcaagagaacggagaattaaatggagatctcaaccatagaatacgagctggatggatgaaatgtaagaatgcatccggcgtgttgtgtgaccgtcgtaggccactgaagctcaagggaaaattttataggacgacaataaggccagcgatgttgtatggcacagaatgttaggcggtgaagcatcaacacgtacacaaaatgggtgtagcggagatgaggatgcttcgtgggatgtgtgggcacacgagaaaggataagattgggaatgaggatatccgaggtaaagtaggagtagccgaaattgtaggaaagatgagagaaaatcggcttcggtgatttggacatgtgcaaagaaggccgactaacgctccggttcgaagatgtgactacgggacagaggttcagggccgaaggggtagaggaagacctaggaaaactttggaagagactctaagaaaagacttagagtacttggatctaacggaggacatgacacaaaaccgagcgcaatggcgttctaggattcatatagccgaccccacttagtgggaaaaggctttgttgttgttattgttgtaagGCTTAACCCACTCCCTCACCTCTtaagataatatcgtttgctaaaagaaaaaataaaaaaaataaaaatctcttaCAAACTCCCTCACTCcttagataatatcgtttgctaaaaaaaaaattaaaaaaaaaatctcttacaaaaaaaaaaaaaaatctctaaccGAAGATTCAATTCCAAGGTGGAGAGTTATAATAGTTAAAACTAAATAGTATCATTATGATTGCTATTactcttttaatttttcataataaaataatataattttttgcatACTGGGTGGAGAAGAAGGGTAATACATATCTAATGTCAAATTGAAATGTCATCCTCAAAATTAATTTGACAATTCTTTTCGAAATGCTCTAATAAGCAgcttaagttttatttatttatttattttggcaCCGCGTATTTGAAATCGTTCTACAACAACTAATTTTAACTTGCACTTTTCACAACCATCCTATAGCTGTAAAATAAGGGCCACAtcatatgagatatttttttcGTTGGATTGACAATATGTAATGCCACGAACAAAACCATAATTGATAACACAACACAAGCAGCCGTTTTGTAACCATTTCGTTTAGTCTTTATCTTTCATATTTTTTGCTATATATAGAGGAATATATGAGAGAAATTAGATATGAAGAAAGGTGGAGGTAATTTGTTCGCCATTGTACTTCATTACAAATTTAGTAGTATTATTCTCATTCATCAGTCATGACATATTATTTGTTTGCTAATACAAATAATGCAAAAGTAAATAGATTCAACGTTGAAATTATTTTAGCTAGAAAAAGATGGAAATTTTTTGTCTTTCTCAAAACATGAGGGGCTTTGCATAGAAGCAAGTTGAGCTAATTTTCATACttccaattaattttatgatgtaatttcaacttttttttaaaaaaataaaacaagcaTTGCAATGCCAATCCAAAAAAGAATTGGAAtcaaatgttagttctaatttCAGAATTTTGGATCCTtggaatttataaaaaatttcagaGTCAGTTTTATTTTAGaattttcaaaacataatttgaaTCTCTTACATTTCGCTAGACTTttaagatttttcaatttttatgtatccaccattcaaattttttttttgaattcttggacatttaatatataatagtataattaaatataaaaaataacataTCTAAACATAATAATAAACATAATAAATTTCAATCGAGTAGATAGATACATTTTAATTGTTTGCTAAAtctttcgaattttttttttaaataaaaaaagttgggGCTCGGGGATTTTTTAGTCTGGGCCGGAATTTTCAATCCAACTTGCACcctatcaaaaacaaaaaacaatgggAAATTGCCACGATAACCAAGGGACAACGTGGTCCTGTCATAGATCTCCGTCCAGAAGTTTCCAAGAACGCTTCGGTCTGCGCCTGCCGAAGGCATGGGATATTTGGGTTTCATTATCCACTTTCACAATTTAGTCCACCCAgcttcacctctctctctccccctctctgaaaaaccaagaaaaagagaaaagaaatggcGAAGGGGCGCAGAGTGCTGATGGTATTGGGTGACTACGTCGAAGACTATGAGGCGATGGTCCCCTTTCAAGCTTTGCAGGCATTCGGAGTCTCCGTCGACGCCGTCTGTCCTGCCAAGAAGTCCGGTGATATCTGCCGCACTGCCATTCATGAACTTTCTCCTGCTCACCAGGTGACCTCACCTCTCTGCTTTTCATAGTCAATTAGTCATACTATACTCTCAATTCCCGATTGGTCCCTTTCTACTTTGTAATCAAAGCACGATCAATTAGATAAAAGATTTTATTGTATTGATTCTCTTTTGATACAACTTGTATGGGGAGGAGGGACCGAACTCGGGGGCAATGGTTGAAAGTTATGAACCAACTGAGCTACAAGTTGCTTGCTTTAGATAGAATGATTACTTAACTTGAATTTGTAAAACCCAAACAAGGTATTTGCCCCAAAGATTGGAATGGTTACAACTCTCACATTAATTTGGATTGGTAGAGTTTGTCAACCAATGAACTGTAGCCCTAATTTATAGACAAGAGGGGGAAAGTTTATTATTCAGTAGATTCACTCTATCAGTTTGACAAATTTCAAGATGTAGCATTTATATTAGGTCGCATAATTTCTGATACCGAATTTATTTGGCGTGGTAGAAATCAAATGCAAACATCTACCCAGTTGAGACTGTGGAATTCTCACTAACAACTTGATGCTAGTTTGTGTGGAAGGGAGCAAAAACCAGGAGGTTTGTTAGAGTGTTTGCTCACTCGTTATGAGCTCCTTAACTGACCTGTAAATAGGTCGTGTTCAGGGGACAGATAGCCTGAACAAATTCTTGGCACGATCACTTGCTACACTTGTACCTAGGTTTTCTGTATCATGATATGCTTTTCACTTGTACTGTATGCACAATTACAAATCTCAAAAGCTATATGTATTTCTATACCCTTTGTTTTAATATGCTTTTTGGGGGTAAATGTGTTTTTGCTCTTGGTTGCAGACTTATTCTGAATCACGGGGTCACAATTTTACACTCAATGCTTCATTTGATGACATTGAGTTTAACAAGTATGATGGATTAATAATACCAGGAGGACGGGCACCTGAATATCTTGCTTTGGATGCGTCAGTTGTAGAATTGGTGAAACAATTTTCTGACTCTGGAAAGCCAATTGCTTCTATTTGCCACGGGCAACTGATCCTAGCAGCAGCAGGCTCAGTTAAAGGTCGGAAGTGTACAGCGTTCCCTCCTGTCAAACCAGTACTCGTTGCTGCAGGTGCTTACTGGGTGGAGCCCGAGACCATGTCCGCTTGTGTTGTTGATGGTAATATAATTACCGGGGCCACGTACGATGCCCATCCTGAGTTCATTAGGCTATTTGTTAAGGCATTGGGAGGAATCATAACTGGTTCAGATAGGAGGATCCTTTT
This window harbors:
- the LOC126582126 gene encoding protein DJ-1 homolog D-like, with the translated sequence MAKGRRVLMVLGDYVEDYEAMVPFQALQAFGVSVDAVCPAKKSGDICRTAIHELSPAHQTYSESRGHNFTLNASFDDIEFNKYDGLIIPGGRAPEYLALDASVVELVKQFSDSGKPIASICHGQLILAAAGSVKGRKCTAFPPVKPVLVAAGAYWVEPETMSACVVDGNIITGATYDAHPEFIRLFVKALGGIITGSDRRILFLCGDFMEDYEVTVPFQSLQALGCHVDAVCPKKKAGDICATAVHDFEGDQTYSEKLGHNFTLTADFEALDVSSYDALVIPGGRAPEYLALDEKVIALVKQIVEARKPVASICHGQQILAAAGVLQGKKCTAYPAVKLNVVLSGGTWLEPDPIDRCFTDGNLVTGAAWPGHPEFISQLMTLLDVQVSF